In Prosthecobacter sp., a genomic segment contains:
- a CDS encoding HAMP domain-containing sensor histidine kinase produces MMSRLKLPLYGKILLWFLVNLAVLALFGYVYVSKLITPELEWLLSGPPGSKFEHLSARLRDQLISKPQNGWLDVLERYEDRRGVTFALFSSDGQLVLGHAPDPPEEVRKSLIDKRRAEPRQRPQRPEASSQPPKPRFLLRSENPTRYWAGIHMDILYEQGDFWHPLTMVMVSSDVSANGLLFNWTPWAILFSCGILFSALLWLPVVRGITEAIRRTNEASRRIAAGKFDVRLSDTRGDELGELATSVNVMAAQLGDYVAQQRRITADVAHELCSPIARMQMALGVVEQRSTPEQETYLKKLDNELQHMAKLVEEVLAFSKAATLPDRETAETFDLRELIDQVIAREAPECEIRVIVEDLNFHTLRSALDRALGNVLRNAVRYARDIEIHACSQNDRVTIQVLDQGPGVPADSLARLFEPFYRPEAARGRNTGGSGLGLAITKRCIDACGGTVTARLREPAGLIVEIVIPNG; encoded by the coding sequence ATGATGAGCCGCCTCAAACTACCGCTCTACGGCAAGATACTCCTCTGGTTCCTGGTGAACTTGGCGGTGCTGGCGCTTTTTGGGTATGTGTATGTCAGCAAGCTCATCACTCCGGAACTCGAATGGCTGCTGAGCGGTCCACCCGGCAGCAAGTTCGAACATCTGTCGGCCCGTCTTCGTGACCAGTTGATCAGCAAGCCACAAAACGGCTGGCTGGATGTGCTTGAGCGTTATGAAGATCGCCGAGGCGTGACTTTTGCCTTGTTCAGTTCCGACGGGCAGCTTGTTCTGGGTCATGCGCCCGATCCACCGGAAGAAGTACGCAAGAGTCTGATCGACAAACGCAGGGCTGAACCTCGCCAGCGACCACAGCGCCCCGAGGCCTCGTCTCAGCCACCCAAACCGAGATTCCTGCTGCGCAGCGAAAATCCCACCCGCTACTGGGCAGGCATCCACATGGACATTCTTTATGAGCAGGGCGACTTCTGGCATCCGCTCACCATGGTGATGGTATCCAGTGACGTCAGTGCAAACGGCCTGCTGTTTAACTGGACGCCTTGGGCGATCCTCTTCAGTTGCGGCATTCTTTTTTCCGCCCTGCTATGGTTGCCAGTCGTCCGGGGCATAACCGAAGCGATTCGTCGTACCAATGAGGCCTCCAGACGGATCGCAGCGGGTAAGTTCGACGTGCGCCTGTCCGACACACGCGGCGATGAACTCGGCGAACTCGCCACTTCCGTTAATGTCATGGCCGCGCAGCTCGGAGACTATGTCGCGCAGCAGCGCCGCATCACGGCAGATGTCGCGCATGAGCTGTGCTCGCCCATCGCGCGAATGCAGATGGCCCTCGGCGTCGTGGAGCAGCGCAGCACACCGGAGCAGGAGACCTACCTCAAAAAGCTCGATAACGAACTCCAGCACATGGCGAAGCTCGTGGAGGAGGTGCTCGCTTTCTCCAAAGCGGCGACGTTGCCTGATCGTGAAACCGCCGAGACTTTCGACCTGCGTGAACTCATCGACCAAGTCATCGCCCGTGAAGCGCCGGAATGTGAGATCCGGGTTATCGTCGAAGACTTGAATTTTCACACGCTGCGCTCGGCTCTGGATCGAGCCTTGGGTAATGTTTTACGCAATGCTGTCCGCTATGCCAGAGACATCGAGATCCACGCCTGCAGTCAAAACGACCGAGTGACCATCCAAGTCCTCGATCAAGGCCCCGGCGTTCCCGCCGATTCACTCGCACGTCTCTTCGAGCCCTTCTATCGGCCCGAAGCCGCACGCGGTCGCAACACCGGTGGCAGCGGCCTTGGCCTCGCGATCACCAAACGCTGCATCGATGCTTGCGGCGGCACGGTGACCGCTCGCTTGCGAGAGCCAGCGGGCTTGATCGTTGAGATTGTTATTCCAAACGGATGA
- a CDS encoding PVC-type heme-binding CxxCH protein, giving the protein MHRSLLPFLLPLAAFAQSGPPPKAPDVPKDLPPQIETLQPGVKLTLLAEHPDLVTPTGIDVDEKGNIWLASCHTHFRPQGYVGPEHDEIVVFDANGKNRRVFYNKTDATMHVECGPDGWIYLAERDRILRVKDTNGDGVGDLEENLATMNTLADYPHNGLSGMAWHPDGGLVFSLGENFGKDWTITGTDGMKVSGRGEGGVFRCTADGKQMRRIARGFWNPFGLLVRKDGEIFAAENDPGSRPPCRLLNVVEGADYGFQWVYGSAPVHPFVAWNGELRGTLGMVHPSGEGPCAVVELGGGVMIPSWSDHSIDYFPLTRKGAGYTSERIPLVRGSDFFRPTCMAVGPDGAFYMNDWVFSSYPIHGRGRLWKVEIDKSKANWLKTTPDPLNDDARLAQELREGKAKLSTNKLLELARGGDSYLSDAALTALARQPWTVAELKKLPAADRVWAFVALRRADLNDEKWVRAFVAETDPEMRFECLRWIADAVLTKFMPEVETMLSDPTLDFRLFEAVLATWNTLRGEPGAGVTNPEVLVERITNPKTPARLKGYALRLVPATHKALTVPLLNELLATGDDVLTLEVVRTLAARKASAEVAADEKRSPQLRAEAILGVEDTALLQKLAKSDNATIRDEARRGLRFTEHDKSFTMSTARPVFDDTVAWLKMLDSLPGTADVEAGRRLFFHPKVALCASCHRQSGRGNVVGPDLTLIAQQGDRAAILRSILEPHREVAPQFYPSVVKLKDGTEFIGILLRSSSSEVFRDLTGKERSFPEADIVSRTELKTSLMPPGLVMSLTDAELRDLLAFLTSKHER; this is encoded by the coding sequence ATGCACCGATCACTTCTCCCTTTTCTCCTCCCGCTCGCCGCTTTCGCCCAATCCGGCCCGCCACCGAAAGCGCCCGATGTGCCGAAGGATCTGCCACCGCAGATCGAAACGTTACAACCCGGCGTCAAACTCACATTGCTGGCCGAGCATCCCGATCTCGTCACGCCGACGGGCATTGATGTCGATGAAAAGGGCAACATCTGGCTGGCTTCCTGCCACACGCATTTTCGTCCGCAGGGCTATGTGGGACCTGAGCACGATGAGATTGTGGTCTTTGATGCCAACGGCAAAAACCGCCGCGTGTTTTACAACAAGACCGATGCCACGATGCATGTCGAATGCGGCCCGGACGGCTGGATTTATCTCGCGGAGCGTGATCGCATCCTGCGAGTGAAGGACACGAATGGCGATGGCGTCGGCGATTTGGAAGAGAACCTCGCCACGATGAACACGCTCGCGGATTATCCGCACAACGGCCTCAGCGGCATGGCCTGGCATCCCGATGGCGGCCTCGTCTTCTCGCTCGGCGAGAACTTCGGCAAAGACTGGACCATCACTGGCACCGACGGCATGAAAGTGAGCGGACGCGGTGAAGGCGGCGTCTTCCGCTGCACCGCCGATGGCAAACAGATGCGTCGCATCGCACGGGGCTTCTGGAATCCGTTTGGACTGCTCGTGCGCAAAGACGGCGAAATCTTCGCCGCTGAAAACGATCCCGGCAGCCGTCCGCCGTGCCGTTTGCTCAATGTTGTCGAAGGCGCTGACTACGGCTTTCAGTGGGTCTATGGCAGCGCGCCCGTGCATCCCTTTGTCGCATGGAACGGCGAGTTGCGCGGCACGCTCGGCATGGTGCATCCGAGTGGCGAGGGGCCCTGCGCGGTCGTCGAACTCGGCGGCGGCGTGATGATTCCCTCGTGGAGCGATCACAGCATCGACTACTTCCCGCTCACGCGAAAAGGCGCGGGCTACACCTCCGAGCGCATCCCGCTGGTGCGCGGCAGCGATTTCTTCCGCCCCACCTGCATGGCCGTCGGCCCCGACGGTGCGTTCTACATGAACGACTGGGTGTTCAGTTCGTATCCGATCCACGGCCGTGGTCGTCTCTGGAAGGTGGAGATCGACAAATCGAAAGCAAACTGGCTCAAGACCACGCCTGACCCGCTCAACGATGACGCGCGTCTCGCCCAAGAACTGCGTGAAGGCAAAGCGAAGCTGAGCACCAACAAGCTGCTCGAACTCGCCCGTGGTGGTGACTCTTATCTCTCCGATGCGGCTTTGACCGCTCTCGCTCGTCAGCCATGGACCGTCGCTGAACTCAAAAAGCTCCCGGCAGCCGATCGCGTCTGGGCCTTCGTCGCGCTTCGTCGCGCCGATTTGAACGACGAAAAGTGGGTGCGGGCCTTTGTGGCCGAAACCGATCCCGAAATGCGTTTCGAGTGCCTGCGCTGGATCGCCGACGCCGTTTTGACGAAGTTCATGCCCGAGGTCGAAACGATGCTTTCCGACCCCACACTCGATTTCCGTCTCTTCGAGGCCGTTCTCGCCACTTGGAACACCCTGCGCGGCGAACCCGGCGCGGGCGTGACCAATCCCGAGGTGCTCGTCGAACGCATCACGAATCCGAAAACGCCCGCACGACTCAAAGGTTACGCGTTGCGGCTTGTTCCTGCCACGCACAAGGCGCTCACCGTGCCGTTGCTGAACGAACTCCTCGCCACAGGCGATGACGTGCTCACGCTTGAAGTCGTGCGCACGCTCGCCGCCCGCAAAGCCTCCGCAGAAGTCGCCGCCGATGAAAAACGCAGCCCGCAGCTCCGCGCGGAAGCCATTCTCGGCGTCGAAGACACCGCCTTGCTGCAAAAGCTCGCCAAGAGTGACAACGCCACCATCCGCGATGAAGCCCGTCGTGGCCTGCGCTTCACCGAGCACGACAAGTCCTTCACCATGAGCACCGCTCGTCCCGTATTCGACGACACCGTCGCGTGGTTGAAGATGCTGGATTCACTTCCCGGTACTGCCGACGTCGAGGCGGGTCGTCGTCTCTTCTTCCATCCCAAAGTCGCCCTCTGCGCCTCCTGCCACCGCCAAAGCGGCCGTGGCAACGTGGTCGGCCCCGACCTCACCCTCATCGCGCAGCAAGGCGACCGCGCCGCCATCCTGCGCTCCATCCTGGAGCCGCATCGCGAAGTCGCCCCGCAGTTTTATCCATCTGTGGTCAAATTGAAGGACGGCACCGAGTTCATCGGCATTCTTCTGCGCTCCTCCAGCAGCGAGGTCTTCCGCGATCTCACCGGCAAAGAACGCTCCTTCCCCGAAGCCGACATCGTTAGCCGCACCGAGTTGAAGACCTCTCTCATGCCACCAGGACTCGTCATGTCGCTGACGGATGCGGAGCTGCGTGATCTGCTGGCCTTCCTCACCTCCAAACATGAGCGTTAA
- a CDS encoding response regulator transcription factor: protein MTSSIRILVIDDDAELCQLVADYLKPMGFEVEMEHDGVHGAERATSEQWHAIILDVMMPGCDGFEVLRRIRAKSKVPVMMLTGRGEEVDRIVGLELGADDYLPKTFSSRELLARLRALLRRTGWISETVPVVPIKEIVVGELRINPESHAVVLGDEPLQLTPAEFGLLLSLAKAHGRVKTREQLIEEVADREWDVFDRAIDMHISMLRKKLGDDPKEPRFIKTVRGYGYQLVTPG from the coding sequence GTGACATCCTCCATCCGCATCCTGGTCATTGATGACGACGCCGAGCTTTGCCAGCTCGTTGCGGACTATTTGAAGCCGATGGGTTTTGAAGTCGAAATGGAGCATGACGGTGTGCATGGGGCAGAACGTGCCACGAGCGAGCAATGGCACGCCATCATCCTCGATGTCATGATGCCCGGCTGCGATGGCTTTGAAGTGCTGCGGCGCATCCGGGCAAAGTCAAAGGTGCCCGTCATGATGCTCACTGGGCGTGGCGAGGAGGTGGACCGCATTGTCGGCCTCGAACTCGGTGCCGACGACTATCTGCCGAAGACTTTTTCGTCGCGCGAGTTGCTGGCGCGGTTGCGGGCGCTGCTTCGACGCACCGGCTGGATTTCGGAAACGGTTCCTGTTGTTCCCATCAAGGAAATCGTGGTCGGTGAGCTGCGCATCAATCCAGAGTCACACGCCGTCGTGCTCGGCGACGAGCCTTTGCAACTCACGCCAGCCGAGTTCGGCCTGCTGCTCTCGCTTGCGAAAGCCCACGGTCGCGTGAAGACGCGGGAGCAACTCATCGAAGAAGTCGCTGACCGTGAGTGGGATGTCTTTGATCGCGCCATCGACATGCATATCTCCATGCTGCGCAAAAAACTCGGTGATGACCCGAAGGAACCGCGCTTCATCAAAACCGTGCGCGGCTATGGCTATCAACTCGTGACTCCCGGATGA
- a CDS encoding neutral/alkaline non-lysosomal ceramidase N-terminal domain-containing protein: MKCLALGLAFVFTMLSAAAAPALRAGAAAVDITPNIFPLNMPGGFSANMAEKAHDPFHARALVLDDGKTTLAMVVVDNLGAGPDVLNEAKALAAAKTGMTVDKMLISSTHTHSGPSLNTRSEAAAAYYKQFVAGVAESIIKAHTALQPATIGAAAHPLPDEVFNRRWYLKPGKMPLNPFGRMDTVKMNPGTSPDVLERPAGPTDPDITILSVEDTKRKQVALFANYSLHYVGGAPAGQMSADYFGEFARIMPYRLRGNGKMVAMMSNGTSGDINNIPFGVTRPPREPFEQIRLVAAKAADAVWFAHQKIGKHRGDAPLGMMQREITLKYRRPSAQDVAEARAVLAVKDKEAVEKLPRLAQNYAGSVIAAAERKEETITVKLQAIRIGDLAVCGIPFETFVEIGLDLKKRSPFLQTMVIGLANGRHGYLPTLEQHKLGGYETWLGTNSVQEDTSVILTKNLLEMLAELKSAE, translated from the coding sequence ATGAAATGTCTCGCTCTTGGACTCGCCTTTGTTTTCACCATGCTCAGCGCTGCCGCGGCACCCGCTCTCCGCGCCGGTGCCGCGGCAGTGGACATCACACCGAATATTTTCCCTCTGAACATGCCCGGCGGCTTCAGCGCAAACATGGCGGAGAAGGCGCATGATCCCTTTCATGCACGCGCCCTGGTGCTTGATGATGGCAAAACGACGCTGGCAATGGTCGTCGTCGATAATCTCGGTGCAGGTCCGGATGTGCTGAACGAGGCCAAGGCCCTCGCAGCGGCAAAGACGGGCATGACGGTGGACAAGATGCTCATTAGCTCCACACACACGCACAGCGGGCCGTCTTTGAACACACGCAGCGAGGCAGCCGCGGCCTACTACAAGCAATTTGTCGCAGGCGTGGCGGAGTCGATCATCAAAGCCCACACGGCGCTCCAGCCTGCCACCATCGGTGCGGCGGCGCATCCATTGCCGGATGAAGTTTTCAATCGCCGCTGGTATCTCAAGCCGGGCAAGATGCCGCTCAATCCATTCGGCAGGATGGACACCGTAAAGATGAATCCAGGCACGAGCCCAGATGTGCTCGAACGCCCTGCCGGTCCGACCGATCCTGACATCACGATTCTCTCTGTCGAAGACACGAAGCGCAAGCAGGTGGCACTGTTCGCAAACTACTCGCTGCATTACGTCGGCGGCGCGCCAGCCGGCCAGATGTCTGCGGACTACTTCGGCGAATTTGCCCGCATCATGCCTTACCGCCTGCGCGGAAACGGCAAGATGGTGGCGATGATGTCGAACGGCACCTCCGGCGACATCAACAACATCCCCTTCGGCGTCACGCGGCCACCGCGCGAGCCGTTCGAGCAGATCCGCCTCGTCGCCGCCAAAGCTGCCGATGCCGTGTGGTTCGCCCATCAGAAGATCGGCAAGCATCGTGGCGATGCACCTCTCGGCATGATGCAGCGCGAGATCACGCTGAAGTATCGACGCCCCAGCGCACAGGATGTGGCTGAAGCCAGGGCAGTGCTCGCAGTGAAGGACAAAGAGGCCGTCGAGAAACTGCCGCGTCTCGCACAGAATTATGCAGGCAGCGTCATCGCAGCGGCGGAGCGCAAGGAAGAGACGATCACGGTGAAGTTGCAGGCGATCCGCATCGGCGATCTGGCCGTGTGCGGCATTCCCTTTGAGACCTTCGTCGAGATCGGGCTCGATTTGAAGAAGCGCAGTCCTTTTCTACAGACCATGGTCATCGGCCTGGCGAATGGCAGGCATGGCTACCTGCCAACGCTGGAGCAGCACAAGCTCGGCGGCTACGAGACCTGGCTCGGCACGAACTCAGTGCAGGAGGACACCTCGGTGATTCTCACGAAGAACCTGCTGGAGATGCTCGCAGAACTGAAGTCGGCGGAGTGA
- a CDS encoding VCBS repeat-containing protein — MKYCLSLLGMLFAPVAEIAVAGTLASEVVSAPGVVWQRHTIDNTSRGADGVKLGDLNRDGLPDIVTGWEEGGVVRVYLNPGAAKAREAWPQVTVGEVKNVEEAIFADLDGDGRLEVVSGTEGKTRTLYWHRPEGDKWRTDAFPATANKQMWMQVAALDLDEQHGVDLLVASKSQDAAVGWLQAPPKPDELGAWSYHKLRDAGWVMSLAPHDMDGDGDADALFSDRKGSRTGVFWLENPGAAANRDHAAWQEHAIGGLGKQVMFADVGDVNGDGLMDVAVAAKPVEIVLCLQKADGGWQEQVLTLDGAKLGDAKAVKIADMNGDSLPDLLFTCENAKAELEGIVWLEQQRGGPWKQHTLGGPEGLKYDLMQTLDLDGDGDLDVITCEERDQLGVIWYENPQR; from the coding sequence ATGAAATACTGCCTTTCCCTCCTCGGTATGCTGTTTGCCCCGGTGGCTGAGATTGCTGTCGCGGGGACGCTTGCCAGCGAAGTGGTGTCTGCGCCGGGGGTGGTGTGGCAGCGGCACACCATCGACAATACCTCGCGTGGCGCGGATGGCGTGAAGCTGGGAGATCTCAATCGTGACGGACTGCCCGACATCGTCACCGGCTGGGAGGAAGGCGGCGTGGTGCGCGTGTATTTGAATCCAGGCGCAGCCAAGGCGCGCGAAGCATGGCCGCAAGTTACGGTGGGCGAGGTCAAAAACGTGGAGGAGGCAATCTTTGCCGATCTCGATGGCGATGGCAGGCTGGAGGTCGTCAGCGGAACGGAGGGCAAGACGCGCACGCTGTATTGGCATCGCCCAGAGGGTGATAAGTGGCGCACGGATGCTTTTCCAGCCACGGCCAACAAGCAGATGTGGATGCAGGTGGCGGCGCTCGATCTCGACGAACAGCATGGCGTCGATTTACTGGTCGCTTCCAAGAGCCAAGACGCCGCTGTCGGCTGGCTGCAAGCGCCACCGAAGCCGGATGAACTTGGCGCGTGGTCATATCATAAGCTGCGTGATGCCGGCTGGGTCATGTCGCTTGCACCACATGACATGGATGGCGATGGTGACGCAGATGCGCTGTTCAGCGACCGCAAAGGCAGCCGCACCGGCGTGTTCTGGCTCGAAAATCCCGGCGCTGCGGCCAATCGCGATCACGCGGCGTGGCAGGAGCACGCGATTGGCGGATTGGGCAAGCAAGTCATGTTTGCTGATGTCGGCGATGTGAATGGTGACGGCCTGATGGATGTGGCGGTGGCTGCCAAGCCGGTCGAGATCGTGCTTTGTCTGCAAAAAGCCGATGGTGGCTGGCAGGAGCAGGTTTTGACCCTTGATGGCGCAAAACTTGGCGATGCCAAGGCAGTCAAGATTGCCGACATGAACGGTGACTCACTGCCAGATCTGCTGTTCACCTGCGAAAACGCCAAAGCCGAACTCGAAGGCATCGTGTGGCTGGAACAACAGCGTGGCGGCCCGTGGAAACAACACACGCTCGGCGGGCCGGAAGGACTGAAGTACGATCTCATGCAGACGCTCGATCTCGACGGTGATGGCGATCTCGATGTCATCACCTGCGAGGAACGCGACCAACTTGGTGTGATCTGGTATGAGAATCCGCAGCGCTAA
- a CDS encoding CehA/McbA family metallohydrolase encodes MIFPRFIFLWAVLVCSFTMAQETMLEAKRLHLGKPGQFEWDVFKDRPVDAERLEMRFQAKANAVEHTLRIWQRDVKLGWPVFINGNKLGTLTTTETPLECVLAVPAGALRDGENVLIIEAPPALDDIEVGPVFLDARPVNEVIGGASVTVSGDGLPCRFTLTRKDGTLQPLRAEPAGDVAVRTGVVYTRLGRVMLSMPPGDYVLHAGRGFEWGVARVALSLKAGEVKEVSVKLRREVDTRCWIAADSHIHTLTHSGHGDARLEERMLTIAGEGIELAIATDHNHHTDYAPAAASMSVADHFTPVIGNEVTTKHGHFNAFPIQPGAALVNHNEQDWAKLIPAIRATPGVQVITLNHPRDLHSGFVPLGGVQFNPKTGKHRQAEALDIDAMEVVTSAAMQSDIHLLYRDWFALLNRGHRIAAIASSDSHDVNRFILGQGRTYVAAKDADPAKLDLDAVWRSYQQGRLLVSLGLMTTLKVDDRFTVGDLATGLGEQVKVEAVVSGPAWVKADHIELFANGILIRKQALNDEHRAGEKARITWSLPKPAHDVHLVVIATGPGVTEPFWEIPRPYQPSSKTFTPRVIGSTNPIWIDADGDGRFQSAFAIAQSLIQRFGGDQDKLLNALKKHDEAVVIQVESLLSH; translated from the coding sequence ATGATTTTTCCGCGTTTCATTTTCCTCTGGGCTGTTTTGGTTTGTTCCTTCACGATGGCGCAGGAGACGATGCTGGAGGCGAAGCGGCTGCATCTTGGCAAACCAGGCCAGTTCGAGTGGGATGTGTTCAAAGATCGTCCGGTGGATGCGGAGCGGCTGGAGATGCGGTTTCAGGCGAAGGCGAACGCGGTGGAGCACACGTTGCGCATCTGGCAGCGGGATGTGAAGCTAGGATGGCCGGTGTTCATTAACGGAAACAAGCTCGGCACACTGACGACGACGGAAACGCCGCTGGAGTGCGTGTTGGCGGTGCCTGCCGGTGCTTTGCGTGATGGGGAGAACGTTTTGATCATCGAAGCACCTCCAGCACTCGATGACATCGAGGTGGGGCCGGTGTTTCTGGATGCAAGACCGGTGAACGAGGTGATTGGCGGCGCGAGTGTGACGGTGAGTGGCGATGGCTTGCCCTGCCGGTTCACGCTGACGCGAAAGGACGGCACGTTACAGCCGTTGCGTGCCGAGCCTGCGGGTGATGTGGCCGTGAGGACTGGGGTCGTTTACACCAGACTGGGCCGCGTGATGCTCTCGATGCCGCCGGGTGATTATGTGCTGCATGCAGGACGCGGTTTTGAATGGGGCGTGGCGCGTGTGGCACTGTCTTTGAAAGCGGGTGAGGTCAAAGAGGTGTCGGTAAAATTGCGGCGTGAGGTGGACACGCGCTGCTGGATCGCTGCGGACAGCCACATCCACACGCTCACACACAGCGGCCATGGCGATGCGCGGCTTGAAGAACGCATGCTCACCATCGCGGGGGAGGGGATCGAGCTGGCGATCGCCACGGATCACAATCATCACACCGATTACGCGCCTGCCGCCGCCAGCATGAGCGTGGCGGATCATTTCACGCCGGTCATCGGCAACGAAGTCACGACGAAGCACGGCCATTTCAATGCCTTCCCGATCCAACCGGGCGCGGCGCTGGTGAATCACAACGAGCAGGACTGGGCGAAGCTCATCCCGGCCATCCGCGCCACGCCGGGCGTGCAGGTGATCACGCTGAATCATCCTCGCGACCTGCACAGCGGCTTCGTCCCGCTCGGCGGCGTGCAGTTCAATCCCAAGACGGGCAAACATCGGCAGGCTGAAGCGCTGGACATTGATGCGATGGAGGTCGTCACGTCAGCGGCGATGCAGTCGGACATTCATCTGTTGTATCGCGACTGGTTCGCGCTGCTGAATCGCGGACATCGCATCGCGGCGATTGCCTCAAGCGATTCGCATGATGTGAACCGCTTCATTTTGGGCCAGGGCCGGACTTATGTGGCGGCGAAGGATGCTGATCCGGCGAAACTGGATCTGGATGCCGTCTGGCGCAGCTACCAGCAGGGACGTTTGCTCGTCAGCCTCGGATTGATGACGACGCTCAAGGTCGATGACCGATTCACTGTCGGCGATCTTGCCACCGGGCTCGGCGAGCAGGTCAAAGTCGAGGCCGTGGTCAGTGGACCCGCCTGGGTGAAGGCGGATCACATCGAACTCTTTGCCAACGGCATCCTGATCCGCAAGCAGGCCCTCAACGATGAACATCGTGCCGGTGAAAAAGCGCGCATCACCTGGAGCTTGCCCAAACCCGCGCATGACGTTCATCTGGTCGTCATTGCCACAGGGCCGGGCGTCACCGAACCGTTTTGGGAGATTCCGCGCCCATATCAACCGAGCAGCAAGACCTTCACGCCACGCGTCATTGGCTCCACCAATCCCATCTGGATCGATGCCGACGGTGATGGCCGGTTTCAATCCGCCTTCGCCATCGCGCAATCGCTCATCCAGCGCTTCGGCGGCGATCAAGACAAGCTGCTTAATGCTTTGAAGAAGCACGACGAGGCGGTCGTAATCCAAGTTGAATCACTTCTTTCCCACTGA
- a CDS encoding 2OG-Fe(II) oxygenase, protein MGRGLNLEVRDDIRRDQVMWLQSDAASVEQVTYLAKLELLRLGLNQRFFLGLFEYEGHFAIYPEGAFYKAHLDRHTGTSDRIVTTILYLNPSWQPGDGGELKLWTTSGDKAGAFILIEPRMGTMVCFMAGDFWHEVLPAKKTRMSITGWFRQR, encoded by the coding sequence GTGGGGCGTGGGCTGAACCTAGAGGTTCGTGACGACATCCGGCGGGATCAGGTGATGTGGCTGCAAAGCGATGCGGCCTCAGTGGAGCAGGTCACCTATTTAGCAAAGCTGGAGTTGCTTCGGCTGGGTTTGAACCAGCGGTTCTTCCTCGGACTGTTCGAGTATGAGGGCCACTTCGCCATCTATCCCGAAGGGGCCTTCTACAAGGCGCATCTGGATCGTCATACGGGTACGAGCGACCGCATTGTGACGACGATTCTCTATTTGAATCCGAGCTGGCAGCCGGGTGATGGCGGCGAACTGAAGTTGTGGACGACTTCAGGAGACAAAGCAGGTGCCTTCATCCTGATCGAGCCGCGCATGGGAACGATGGTGTGCTTCATGGCCGGAGACTTCTGGCACGAGGTGCTGCCTGCAAAGAAGACGCGCATGAGCATCACGGGCTGGTTTCGCCAGCGTTGA
- a CDS encoding S8/S53 family peptidase — MSVKGIVAGLLLFSSLASAQEPAQPAEFEHAGVIAAWKAYADVLTFGKGQTLVLLDDGCTMSRPEWKAVIDGVPKVRVTFDAVDGDDDPKHEGKGYHGSTIGIPSSVNYGGKRGVAYNNQIAVVRSLECCHCKITDSVSLARALQWVIDHHAEHHITTVNLAPVDDKEHAEPVPTEIDAKLATLRALGIWVSAPAGNHNFTKGISWPASQPNCFAIGAVTPGKDIAILDRSTKIDLLVPARATSSSNAILCGSAVLLREAIEKSGYDWRADGKNIADAMMKIFQKTGKPVEDAATKQSFRRLDVMAALQHVLKK, encoded by the coding sequence ATGAGCGTTAAAGGCATCGTTGCTGGCTTGCTGCTGTTCTCCAGCCTCGCTTCCGCTCAAGAGCCGGCGCAACCCGCCGAGTTTGAGCACGCAGGCGTCATTGCTGCCTGGAAGGCCTACGCCGACGTGCTCACTTTCGGCAAGGGGCAAACGCTCGTCTTGCTCGACGATGGCTGCACTATGTCGAGGCCGGAATGGAAAGCTGTGATCGACGGCGTGCCGAAGGTGCGCGTCACTTTTGATGCCGTGGATGGTGATGATGACCCGAAGCACGAAGGCAAGGGTTATCACGGCTCGACGATCGGCATTCCATCCTCGGTGAACTACGGCGGCAAGCGCGGCGTGGCCTACAATAACCAGATCGCGGTGGTGCGCAGCCTTGAGTGCTGCCACTGCAAGATCACCGACAGCGTCTCGCTTGCCCGTGCTTTGCAGTGGGTCATCGACCATCACGCCGAGCATCACATCACCACCGTCAATTTGGCACCCGTCGATGACAAAGAGCATGCCGAGCCTGTACCGACCGAGATCGATGCTAAACTCGCGACGTTGCGCGCACTTGGCATTTGGGTCAGTGCTCCGGCGGGCAATCACAACTTCACCAAGGGCATCTCGTGGCCTGCGTCACAGCCGAACTGCTTCGCCATCGGCGCAGTCACTCCCGGCAAAGACATCGCCATCCTCGACCGCAGCACCAAGATCGACCTCCTCGTGCCTGCACGGGCCACGAGCAGCTCCAACGCCATCCTCTGCGGCTCCGCCGTGCTCCTGCGCGAGGCCATCGAGAAAAGCGGCTATGATTGGAGGGCTGACGGCAAGAACATCGCCGACGCGATGATGAAGATCTTCCAAAAGACCGGCAAACCCGTCGAAGACGCCGCCACGAAGCAATCTTTCCGTCGTCTCGACGTTATGGCGGCCTTGCAGCATGTGCTGAAGAAGTAA